From the genome of Nomia melanderi isolate GNS246 chromosome 14, iyNomMela1, whole genome shotgun sequence, one region includes:
- the LOC116426990 gene encoding uncharacterized protein LOC116426990, producing MSINVLSRILRFSYFNSFKCQTMRYSVKKEENNVEIPKNEIKEYYSANSQKQNGKIYDTKPFKFTCIAGKKYSWCLCGYSHTQPFCDGTHRNQFLKITQRPIRFVVKETKSYWLCNCKQTSNRPFCDGTHMNYETEFVSKKK from the exons ATGAGCATTAATGTGTTGAGTAGAATCTTacgattttcatattttaattcatttaaatgtcAGACC ATGAGGTATTCTgttaaaaaggaagaaaacaatgTAGAAATtcctaaaaatgaaataaaagaatattatagtgcaaattctcaaaaacaaaatggaaagaTATATGATACCAAGCCTTTTAAGTTTACATGCATAgctggtaaaaaatattcatggtGCCTATGTGGTTACAGTCACACACAGCCATTCTGTGATGGCACTCACAGAAACCAGTTTTTAAAGATTACTCAGAGGCCTATACGATTTGTAGTTAAAGAAACTAAGTCATATTGGTTGTGTAATTGCAAACAAACATCTAATAGACCTTTCTGTGATGGAACTCATATGAACTATGAAACTGAATTTGTAtctaaaaaaaagtga
- the LOC116426987 gene encoding kinesin-like protein KIF23 isoform X2, with amino-acid sequence MKSANRKPPVTIGKCTNRLKFHNEACKEPVKVFCRLKPIADPNDLSCMKIISDTTLVITPPESATNIRTANRVIQTSFSHVFGPNASQKEVFDMVALPLVENLINGTNSLIFTYGVTGSGKTYTMSGNQYDAGIMPRSLDVIFNSIAKFQAKKFTFKPDKLNGFDVQSEADALLDRQIEHQKSIITQNGKTPKMFVFDDEKNNNKNGFLQTSEPQILIVDEDNAYAVFVTYVEIYNNSVYDLLDDNESRAKTLQSKIVREDGNRNMYVHGCTEIEVKNSEEAFEVFQRGQRRRHIAYTALNSESSRSHSVFTIRLVQAPLDRDGEQIVQDKRVICVSQLSLVDLAGSERTNRSKNTGQRLREAGNINNSLMTLRTCLEILRENQTQGTNKIVPYRDSKVTHLFKNYFDGEGTVRMIVCVNPRVDDYDESIQVMKFAEVSQEVQVTNSATSKLDLGYTPGRRQANKIFKEARNRLESAGNPAAGDLEVDLGLVYSLGGPFPATDLTSPHNDEIITTLMRFLEMRIQKRNTLQEDLKQKQTNFRNMLVKMERENVSLKIENSALKASNDKQNKKITALESHICKTESQIDTLLYRLNSANDIIRHMKEELKNKDMLLNQRAIDKQRVKEKYSNKIQMETDKMSKELETKLRRQREILQNQMKEKDEKLKLMKEILHNDETGTKGEMEPKESIPATTSSDTEITTAKTITCSTPASETVSPIETTPKTSVKTPSTVKFEDTCDARLNITERIPVVNLRYRRSQSAERWVDHRPSGLVPVGTILQPLLRRKRSVTQLTDPKDITDGVSRYCLVAQEQDIDGELETKLYKGDILPTSGGGAQVVFNDMEHLKQVSPVPRRKRSSYFSPEKQDSALRKDCCASEENNTKKPRV; translated from the exons ATGAAATCTGC aaatcgCAAGCCACCTGTTACAATTGGAAAATGCACTAACCGCTTAAAATTTCACAATGAAGCATGCAAGGAACCTGTTAAGGTTTTTTGTCGTTTGAAACCAATAGCTGACCCAAATGATTTGTCGTGTATGAAAATCATATCAGATACAACCCTGGTTATTACACCACCAGAATCAGCAACAAATATTCGCACAGCGAACAGAGTTATTCAAACGTCTTTCAGTCATGTTTTTGGCCCAAATGCTTCTCAGAAAGAAGTGTTTGATATGGTTGCCCTACCATTAGTTGAGAATCTGATTAATGGTACAAATAGTTTAATTTTTACGTATGGAGTAACTGGTAGTGGTAAAACATATACTATGTCAGGAAATCAGTATGATGCAGGCATCATGCCTCGTAGTCTGGATGTTATCTTTAACAGTATAGCAAAGTTCCAGGCAAAAAAGTTCACTTTTAAACCAGATAAATTAAATGGATTTGACGTGCAATCTGAAGCTGATGCATTATTAGATAGACAGATTGAACATCAAAAGTCTATTATTACTCAGAATGGGAAAACTCCTAAAAT GTTTGTATTTGacgatgaaaaaaataataataagaatggTTTCCTTCAAACTAGTGAACcacaaattttaattgtagatGAAGACAATGCATACGCTGTGTTTGTAACGTatgttgaaatttataataatagcgTGTACGATTTATTGGATGATAATGAAAGTAGAGCAAA GACTTTACAGAGTAAAATTGTTCGTGAAGATGGAAACAGAAACATGTACGTTCATGGATGTACAGAAATTGAAGTGAAAAATTCAGAGGAAGCGTTTGAAGTGTTCCAAAGGGGTCAACGCAGAAGACATATTGCATATACTGCCCTTAATTCTGAATCAAGTAGATCTCATAGTGTTTTTACCATAAGACTTGTGCag GCGCCATTAGATAGGGATGGTGAACAAATTGTGCAAGATAAAAGAGTAATTTGTGTTAGTCAGTTATCGCTAGTTGATTTAGCTGGAAGTGAACGTACAAATCGTTCTAAAAATACTGGTCAAAGACTTAGAGAAGCGG ggaatataaataattcattgatgACTCTAAGAACATGCTTGGAAATACTTCGTGAAAATCAAACTCAGGGCACAAATAAAATAGTCCCTTACAGAGACTCTAAAGTAACCCACCTGTTTAAGAATTACTTTGATGGTGAAGGTACAGTCAGAATGATTGTTTGTGTTAATCCTAGAGTTGATGACTATGATGAAAGTATA CAAGTAATGAAATTTGCTGAAGTCAGTCAGGAAGTGCAAGTCACCAATTCTGCAACTTCAAAACTAGATTTAGGATACACGCCTGGCAGAAGACAAGCTAATAAA ATATTTAAAGAAGCAAGAAATAGATTAGAATCCGCTGGGAATCCAGCTGCTGGTGATTTGGAAGTTGATTTGGGCTTAGTATACAG TCTCGGCGGACCATTTCCAGCTACAGATTTAACAAGTCCACACAATGACGAAATAATTACCACACTTATGCGTTTCTTGGAAATGCGTATTCAAAAACGAAACACCTTACAAGAGGATTTAAAACAAAAGC AAACTAACTTCAGGAATATGTTAGTAAAAATGGAGCGGGAGAACGTATccctaaaaattgaaaattccgcATTGAAAGCGTCAAatgataaacagaataaaaaa ATCACTGCTTTGGAATCCCATATTTGCAAAACGGAATCTCAAATTGATACTCTACTGTACAGATTAAATAGCGCAAACGATATAATCAGACACATGAAGGAAGAA CTAAAGAACAAGGATATGTTattaaatcaacgtgcaatagATAAGCAGAGAGTTAAAGAGAAATACAGTAACAAGATTCAAATGGAAACTGATAAGATGAGCAAGGAATTAGAAACCAAATTACGCCGGCAACGTGAAATTCTTCAG AACCaaatgaaagagaaagatgagaaattaaaactaatgaaagaaATTCTACATAATGATGAGACTGGTACTAAAGGAGAAATGGAACCCAAAGAATCAATTCCAGCAACGACTTCAAGTGATACAGAGATTACCACAGCTAAAACTATTACTTGTTCTACACCAGCATCAGAAACTGTATCTCCTATAGAAACTACACCAAAAACCAGTGTGAAAACACCGTCCACTGTTAAGTTCGAAGACACCTGTGATGCCAGACTTAATAtaact gaAAGAATTCCAGTAGTGAATTTGCGATACAGACGATCGCAAAGTGCTGAGAGATGGGTAGACCATCGGCCTTCTGGCTTGGTTCCAGTCGGAACTATCCTTCAACCGCTTTTAAGACGCAAACGAAGTGTAACACAATTGACAGACCCGAAGGATATAACAGATGGAGTGTCCAGATATTGCCTTGTTGCACAGGAGCAAGACATTGACGGTGAACTTGAAACTAAACTGTACAAA GGTGATATATTACCAACTAGCGGAGGAGGTGCCCAAGTGGTATTTAATGACATGGAACACTTAAAGCAAGTATCACCTGTACCAAGAAGAAAACGCAGCAGTTATTTCAGTCCAGAAAAACAAGATTCCGCTTTGCGGAAAGATTGCTGCGCCTCAGAGGAAAATAACACAAAAAAACCTCGCGTCTAG
- the LOC116426987 gene encoding kinesin-like protein KIF23 isoform X1, with product MKSANRKPPVTIGKCTNRLKFHNEACKEPVKVFCRLKPIADPNDLSCMKIISDTTLVITPPESATNIRTANRVIQTSFSHVFGPNASQKEVFDMVALPLVENLINGTNSLIFTYGVTGSGKTYTMSGNQYDAGIMPRSLDVIFNSIAKFQAKKFTFKPDKLNGFDVQSEADALLDRQIEHQKSIITQNGKTPKMFVFDDEKNNNKNGFLQTSEPQILIVDEDNAYAVFVTYVEIYNNSVYDLLDDNESRAKTLQSKIVREDGNRNMYVHGCTEIEVKNSEEAFEVFQRGQRRRHIAYTALNSESSRSHSVFTIRLVQAPLDRDGEQIVQDKRVICVSQLSLVDLAGSERTNRSKNTGQRLREAGNINNSLMTLRTCLEILRENQTQGTNKIVPYRDSKVTHLFKNYFDGEGTVRMIVCVNPRVDDYDESIVSTPSKYYKRKCVNTVLIKFILMQQVMKFAEVSQEVQVTNSATSKLDLGYTPGRRQANKIFKEARNRLESAGNPAAGDLEVDLGLVYSLGGPFPATDLTSPHNDEIITTLMRFLEMRIQKRNTLQEDLKQKQTNFRNMLVKMERENVSLKIENSALKASNDKQNKKITALESHICKTESQIDTLLYRLNSANDIIRHMKEELKNKDMLLNQRAIDKQRVKEKYSNKIQMETDKMSKELETKLRRQREILQNQMKEKDEKLKLMKEILHNDETGTKGEMEPKESIPATTSSDTEITTAKTITCSTPASETVSPIETTPKTSVKTPSTVKFEDTCDARLNITERIPVVNLRYRRSQSAERWVDHRPSGLVPVGTILQPLLRRKRSVTQLTDPKDITDGVSRYCLVAQEQDIDGELETKLYKGDILPTSGGGAQVVFNDMEHLKQVSPVPRRKRSSYFSPEKQDSALRKDCCASEENNTKKPRV from the exons ATGAAATCTGC aaatcgCAAGCCACCTGTTACAATTGGAAAATGCACTAACCGCTTAAAATTTCACAATGAAGCATGCAAGGAACCTGTTAAGGTTTTTTGTCGTTTGAAACCAATAGCTGACCCAAATGATTTGTCGTGTATGAAAATCATATCAGATACAACCCTGGTTATTACACCACCAGAATCAGCAACAAATATTCGCACAGCGAACAGAGTTATTCAAACGTCTTTCAGTCATGTTTTTGGCCCAAATGCTTCTCAGAAAGAAGTGTTTGATATGGTTGCCCTACCATTAGTTGAGAATCTGATTAATGGTACAAATAGTTTAATTTTTACGTATGGAGTAACTGGTAGTGGTAAAACATATACTATGTCAGGAAATCAGTATGATGCAGGCATCATGCCTCGTAGTCTGGATGTTATCTTTAACAGTATAGCAAAGTTCCAGGCAAAAAAGTTCACTTTTAAACCAGATAAATTAAATGGATTTGACGTGCAATCTGAAGCTGATGCATTATTAGATAGACAGATTGAACATCAAAAGTCTATTATTACTCAGAATGGGAAAACTCCTAAAAT GTTTGTATTTGacgatgaaaaaaataataataagaatggTTTCCTTCAAACTAGTGAACcacaaattttaattgtagatGAAGACAATGCATACGCTGTGTTTGTAACGTatgttgaaatttataataatagcgTGTACGATTTATTGGATGATAATGAAAGTAGAGCAAA GACTTTACAGAGTAAAATTGTTCGTGAAGATGGAAACAGAAACATGTACGTTCATGGATGTACAGAAATTGAAGTGAAAAATTCAGAGGAAGCGTTTGAAGTGTTCCAAAGGGGTCAACGCAGAAGACATATTGCATATACTGCCCTTAATTCTGAATCAAGTAGATCTCATAGTGTTTTTACCATAAGACTTGTGCag GCGCCATTAGATAGGGATGGTGAACAAATTGTGCAAGATAAAAGAGTAATTTGTGTTAGTCAGTTATCGCTAGTTGATTTAGCTGGAAGTGAACGTACAAATCGTTCTAAAAATACTGGTCAAAGACTTAGAGAAGCGG ggaatataaataattcattgatgACTCTAAGAACATGCTTGGAAATACTTCGTGAAAATCAAACTCAGGGCACAAATAAAATAGTCCCTTACAGAGACTCTAAAGTAACCCACCTGTTTAAGAATTACTTTGATGGTGAAGGTACAGTCAGAATGATTGTTTGTGTTAATCCTAGAGTTGATGACTATGATGAAAGTATAGTAAGTACTCCTTCTAAATACTACAAACGAAAATGTGTCAACACtgtgttaataaaatttattttaatgcagCAAGTAATGAAATTTGCTGAAGTCAGTCAGGAAGTGCAAGTCACCAATTCTGCAACTTCAAAACTAGATTTAGGATACACGCCTGGCAGAAGACAAGCTAATAAA ATATTTAAAGAAGCAAGAAATAGATTAGAATCCGCTGGGAATCCAGCTGCTGGTGATTTGGAAGTTGATTTGGGCTTAGTATACAG TCTCGGCGGACCATTTCCAGCTACAGATTTAACAAGTCCACACAATGACGAAATAATTACCACACTTATGCGTTTCTTGGAAATGCGTATTCAAAAACGAAACACCTTACAAGAGGATTTAAAACAAAAGC AAACTAACTTCAGGAATATGTTAGTAAAAATGGAGCGGGAGAACGTATccctaaaaattgaaaattccgcATTGAAAGCGTCAAatgataaacagaataaaaaa ATCACTGCTTTGGAATCCCATATTTGCAAAACGGAATCTCAAATTGATACTCTACTGTACAGATTAAATAGCGCAAACGATATAATCAGACACATGAAGGAAGAA CTAAAGAACAAGGATATGTTattaaatcaacgtgcaatagATAAGCAGAGAGTTAAAGAGAAATACAGTAACAAGATTCAAATGGAAACTGATAAGATGAGCAAGGAATTAGAAACCAAATTACGCCGGCAACGTGAAATTCTTCAG AACCaaatgaaagagaaagatgagaaattaaaactaatgaaagaaATTCTACATAATGATGAGACTGGTACTAAAGGAGAAATGGAACCCAAAGAATCAATTCCAGCAACGACTTCAAGTGATACAGAGATTACCACAGCTAAAACTATTACTTGTTCTACACCAGCATCAGAAACTGTATCTCCTATAGAAACTACACCAAAAACCAGTGTGAAAACACCGTCCACTGTTAAGTTCGAAGACACCTGTGATGCCAGACTTAATAtaact gaAAGAATTCCAGTAGTGAATTTGCGATACAGACGATCGCAAAGTGCTGAGAGATGGGTAGACCATCGGCCTTCTGGCTTGGTTCCAGTCGGAACTATCCTTCAACCGCTTTTAAGACGCAAACGAAGTGTAACACAATTGACAGACCCGAAGGATATAACAGATGGAGTGTCCAGATATTGCCTTGTTGCACAGGAGCAAGACATTGACGGTGAACTTGAAACTAAACTGTACAAA GGTGATATATTACCAACTAGCGGAGGAGGTGCCCAAGTGGTATTTAATGACATGGAACACTTAAAGCAAGTATCACCTGTACCAAGAAGAAAACGCAGCAGTTATTTCAGTCCAGAAAAACAAGATTCCGCTTTGCGGAAAGATTGCTGCGCCTCAGAGGAAAATAACACAAAAAAACCTCGCGTCTAG